One genomic segment of Esox lucius isolate fEsoLuc1 chromosome 15, fEsoLuc1.pri, whole genome shotgun sequence includes these proteins:
- the kctd3 gene encoding BTB/POZ domain-containing protein KCTD3, with translation MAANGNNLTSGMGEIIQLNVGGTRFSTSRQTLMWIPDSFFSSLLSGRISTLRDETGAIFIDRDPTAFAPILNFLRTKELDLRGVNINILRHEAEFYGITPLVRRLLLCEEIERSSCGSVLFHGYLPPPALPARKSSPTPAVSGPTPEDRPGSSGAEGGFPRTCPGPPGAEGQHRLGAVVDPRKVLIVAGHHNWIVVAYAHFVICYRIKESSGWQQVFSSPYLDWSIERIALNAKVVGGPHGDKDKMVAAASDSNIILWSIQDGESGNEIGVFSLGVPVDHLFFIGNQLVATSHTGKVGVWNAVTQHWQVQDVVPITSCDTAGSFLLLGCNNGSIYYIDMQKFPLRMKDNDLLVTELYHDPSNDAITALSVYLTPKTSISGNWIEIAYGTSSGAVRVIVQHPETVGSGPQLFQTFTVHRSPVTKIMLSEKHLVSVCADNNHVRTWTVTRFRGMISTQPGSTPLASFKILSLEEVESHGSYSSGNDIGPFGERDDQQVFIQKVIPITNKLFVRLSSTGKRICEVASVDGTTISCFTVRECEGSSRMGSRPRRYLFTGHSNGSIQMWDLTTAMDLANKKEEKKKDEVGGPTEEELLQLLDQCDLSTSRCATPNISPAPSVLQHSRLRGSCSSLQLQDPIPEVATYGALRPYRESPLLARARRTESFHGYRDFQSFSLGKGLLESPDQAPGQGAGAEPRTRSLCEAGGEEADRRGSAMELWASRTANGANGYLVGNTAVVTSGATVPEGGSESPRQPPNSPGGDVRRRVQSEEEGAGLGLGAEARSDGRKKGGFEGVLLGRKRAPPVPQLSTLPSGGYDAGGSDSSSTASPSPTKLANTSPRHRKCSEPANQDSIL, from the exons GGGGGTGAACATTAACATTCTCCGTCATGAAGCTGAGTTTTATGGGATCACGCCATTAG TGAGAAGGCTGCTGCTTTGTGAGGAGATAGAACGTTCCTCCTGTGGCAGTGTTCTGTTCCATGGATACCTCCCTCCTCCAG CTCTGCCAGCACGTAAGTCAAGCCCCACACCTGCAGTCTCTGGCCCCACCCCCGAGGATAGGCCGGGTTCTAGTGGAGCAGAGGGGGGGTTCCCCCGAACCTGTCCCGGGCCCCCCGGAGCTGAGGGGCAACACAgactgg GTGCTGTGGTGGACCCCAGGAAAGTGCTGATTGTAGCTGGACATCATAACTGGATCGTAGTGGCTTATGCACACTTTGTCATCTGCTACAG AATAAAGGAATCCTCAGGATGGCAGCAGGTGTTTTCTAGTCCCTACCTGGACTGGTCCATAGAGAGAATAGCTCTCAATGCCAAG GTGGTAGGTGGTCCCCATGGTGATAAGGATAAGATGGTGGCTGCTGCCTCTGATAGCAACATCATCCTGTGGAGCATTCAGGATGGAGAGAGTGGCAATGAGATAG gtgtgtttagCCTGGGTGTTCCTGTGGATCACCTGTTCTTCATTGGGAACCAGCTGGTGGCCACCAGTCACACTGGGAAGGTGGGGGTCTGGAACGCTGTTACACAACACTGGCAG GTGCAAGATGTCGTACCCATCACCAGCTGTGACACGGCCGGGTCGTTCCTGTTACTGGGCTGCAACAACGGCTCCATTTACTACATTG ACATGCAGAAGTTCCCTCTGAGGATGAAGGATAATGATCTGTTGGTAACAGAGCTGTACCATGACCCATCTAACGatgccatcactgcactgagtgtCTACCTCACTCCCAAGACCA GCATCAGCGGTAACTGGATAGAGATAGCGTATGGGACCAGTTCTGGAGCCGTGAGAGTTATAGTGCAACACCCAGAGACAGTCGGCTCTGGACCCCAGCTCTTCCAGACCTTCACGGTTCACCGCTCTCCTGTCACTAAGATCATGCTCTCTGAGAAACACCTGGTCTCAG TGTGTGCTGACAACAACCATGTGCGTACCTGGACCGTGACGCGGTTCCGAGGCATGATCTCCACGCAGCCTGGCTCCACCCCCCTGGCCTCATTTAAGATCCTCTccctggaggaggtggagagtcACGGCAGCTACTCCTCAGGAAACGATATTG GACCGTTTGGGGAGAGAGATGACCAGCAGGTGTTTATTCAGAAAGTCATCCCCATAACCAACAAGCTGTTTGTTCGTCTTTCCTCCACGGGGAAAAG GATCTGTGAGGTAGCATCTGTGGATGGGACCACCATCTCGTGTTTCACGGTGAGGGAGTGTGAAGGTTCTAGCAGGATGGGTTCCAGACCCAGGCGGTACCTGTTCACTGGACACAGTAACGGCAGCATTCAGATGTGGGACCTCACCACTGCCATGGACCTGGCCAATAAGAAAgaagagaagaagaaggatg AAGTGGGCGGTCCCACAGAGGAGGAACTGCTGCAGCTATTGGACCAGTGTGACCTCAGCACCTCCCGGTGTGCCACGCCCAACATCAGTCCCGCCCCCTCGGTACTGCAGCACAGCCGCCTCCGGGGATCCTGCTCCAG cCTCCAGTTGCAGGACCCCATCCCAGAGGTGGCCACTTACGGAGCCCTGCGGCCCTACAGAGAGAGCCCCCTGTTGGCCCGCGCCCGCCGCACTGAGTCCTTCCACGGTTACAGAGACTTCCAGAGCTTTTCCCTTGGGAAGGGCCTGCTCGAGAGCCCTGACCAGGCTCCGGGACAGGGGGCAGGCGCAGAGCCCAGAACCCGTTCGCTGTGTGAGGCTGGGGGAGAGGAGGCCGATCGAAGGGGCTCTGCCATGGAGCTCTGGGCAAGCCGTACGGCAAACGGCGCCAATGGTTACTTGGTCGGTAACACCGCTGTGGTCACTAGCGGTGCCACCGTCCCAGAAGGTGGTTCAGAATCGCCACGGCAACCACCCAACAGTCCCGGGGGAGATGTTCGTCGCAGGGTCCAATcagaggaggagggggcaggGCTAGGTTTAGGAGCGGAGGCTAGGTCTGATGGGAGGAAGAAGGGAGGGTTCGAGGGGGTGTTACTGGGCAGGAAGAGGGCGCCACCAGTTCCTCAGCTTTCCACACTCCCCTCGGGGGGGTATGATGCGGGCGGCAGTGACTCCTCCTCCACTGCCTCCCCGTCCCCCACCAAACTAGCCAACACTTCCCCCAGACACAGGAAATGCAGCGAACCGGCCAATCAGGACAGCATCCTGTAA